The Streptomyces sp. NBC_01353 genome contains a region encoding:
- a CDS encoding HAMP domain-containing sensor histidine kinase, giving the protein MRGPRSWSLRTRLVVSAVTLIAIVATVIGTVTTIAFRSYLYDQADGQLQGVANRAAGPPQNMPGPTPDGTPEVLGFVTGPGAPLGTIGAAVVDGELRDAAVSEEEEQGTYGPKYRAQALDAAQRAALAAVPRDGSPHTVELPGMDDYRVEYASGSRGDYLVGIPLSDVQDTLSTLVLVEVSVTGAGLVAASLAGGALVGIALRPLRRVAATATQVSELPLHSGEPALHHRVAEADPRTEVGQVGAAINRMLDHVHSALHSRQQSETRVRQFVADASHELRTPLASIRGYAELTRRGREECGPDTRHALGRIESEATRMTGLVEDLLLLARLDAGRPLSYESTDLPPLVVDALSDARAAGPEHHWRLELPRSAVSVRADSARLHQVLVNLLANARTHTPPGTIVTARVRTEGGRALVEIEDDGPGIPPELLPVVFERFARGDASRTRQAGGSSTGLGLAIVRAVTAAHGGEVTVRSRPGETVFAVALPVEHQHAPHDSQPGHRLITQP; this is encoded by the coding sequence ATGCGAGGCCCCCGCTCCTGGTCGCTGCGCACGCGGCTCGTCGTCTCCGCCGTCACCCTGATCGCGATCGTCGCCACGGTGATCGGGACGGTGACGACGATCGCGTTCCGGTCCTATCTGTACGACCAGGCCGACGGGCAGCTGCAGGGCGTCGCCAACCGGGCCGCCGGGCCGCCGCAGAACATGCCTGGGCCCACCCCCGACGGCACCCCGGAGGTGCTCGGTTTCGTCACCGGCCCCGGCGCTCCGCTCGGCACGATCGGCGCGGCAGTCGTGGACGGTGAGCTGCGGGACGCGGCCGTCTCCGAGGAGGAGGAGCAGGGGACGTACGGCCCGAAGTACCGGGCCCAGGCCCTGGACGCGGCCCAGCGCGCCGCCCTCGCCGCCGTTCCGCGCGACGGCTCGCCCCACACGGTGGAGCTGCCGGGCATGGACGACTACCGGGTCGAGTACGCCTCCGGGAGCCGCGGGGACTATCTCGTCGGCATCCCGCTGTCCGACGTCCAGGACACCCTCTCCACCCTCGTCCTCGTCGAGGTGAGCGTCACCGGCGCCGGTCTCGTCGCCGCCTCGCTGGCCGGCGGCGCGCTGGTCGGCATCGCGCTACGGCCGCTGCGGCGGGTCGCCGCGACCGCCACCCAGGTCTCCGAACTGCCGCTGCACAGCGGTGAGCCGGCCCTCCACCACCGTGTCGCGGAAGCGGATCCGAGGACCGAGGTCGGACAGGTCGGCGCGGCCATCAACCGGATGCTCGACCATGTCCACTCCGCGCTCCACTCCCGTCAGCAGAGCGAGACGCGGGTACGGCAGTTCGTCGCGGACGCCAGCCATGAGCTGCGTACGCCGCTCGCCTCCATCCGCGGGTACGCGGAGCTGACGCGGCGCGGCCGGGAGGAGTGCGGGCCCGACACCCGGCATGCGCTCGGGCGGATCGAGTCCGAGGCGACCCGGATGACGGGGCTCGTCGAAGACCTGCTGCTGCTCGCCCGACTGGACGCCGGACGCCCGCTCTCGTACGAGAGCACCGATCTCCCACCGCTCGTCGTGGACGCGCTCTCCGACGCCCGCGCGGCGGGACCCGAACACCACTGGCGGCTCGAACTGCCCCGGTCCGCCGTGTCGGTACGGGCGGACTCCGCCCGCCTCCACCAGGTCCTCGTCAACCTGCTCGCCAACGCCCGCACCCACACCCCGCCCGGCACGATCGTCACCGCGCGCGTACGGACGGAGGGCGGCCGCGCCCTCGTCGAGATCGAGGACGACGGGCCCGGCATCCCGCCCGAGCTCCTCCCCGTCGTCTTCGAGCGGTTCGCCCGCGGCGACGCCTCCCGTACCCGTCAGGCCGGCGGTAGCAGCACCGGGCTCGGGCTCGCCATCGTGCGGGCGGTGACGGCCGCCCACGGCGGGGAGGTGACCGTGCGGAGCCGGCCGGGAGAAACCGTCTTCGCCGTGGCGCTCCCCGTGGAGCACCAGCACGCCCCGCACGACTCACAGCCAGGGCACAGGCTCATCACACAGCCGTGA
- a CDS encoding response regulator transcription factor has translation MTATKPRGRTDMTRPDGSAVRVLVVDDEASLAELLSMALRYEGWQVHSAADGAGALRAAREFRPDAVILDVMLPDMDGLSVLGRLRREQPDVPVLFLTAKDAVEDRIAGLTAGGDDYVTKPFSLEEVVARLRGLIRRSGAAQARSESLLAVGDLTLDEDSHEVTRGGESIHLTATEFELLRYLMRNPRRVLSKAQILDRVWSYDFGGQANVVELYISYLRRKIDAGRAPMIHTRRGAGYLIKPGE, from the coding sequence ATGACTGCCACCAAGCCCCGCGGGCGTACCGACATGACCCGGCCCGACGGCTCGGCCGTCCGCGTTCTCGTCGTGGACGACGAGGCGTCGCTCGCCGAGCTCCTCTCCATGGCCCTGCGGTACGAGGGCTGGCAGGTGCACAGCGCGGCCGACGGGGCCGGGGCCCTGCGCGCGGCGCGGGAGTTCCGGCCCGACGCGGTGATCCTCGACGTGATGCTGCCCGACATGGACGGGCTCTCCGTCCTCGGCAGGCTGCGGCGCGAGCAGCCGGACGTGCCGGTGCTGTTCCTGACCGCCAAGGACGCCGTCGAGGACCGGATCGCCGGCCTCACGGCGGGCGGCGACGACTACGTCACCAAGCCGTTCAGCCTGGAGGAGGTCGTGGCGCGGCTGCGCGGGCTGATCCGGCGTTCCGGCGCCGCGCAGGCCCGCAGCGAGTCGCTGCTCGCCGTCGGGGACCTGACGCTGGACGAGGACAGCCACGAGGTCACCCGAGGTGGCGAGTCGATCCATCTCACGGCCACCGAGTTCGAGTTGCTGCGGTACCTCATGCGCAATCCGCGCCGGGTGCTCAGCAAGGCGCAGATCCTCGACCGGGTGTGGTCCTACGACTTCGGCGGCCAGGCCAATGTCGTCGAGCTGTACATCTCCTACCTTCGGCGGAAGATCGACGCGGGGCGGGCCCCCATGATCCACACCCGGCGCGGGGCGGGCTATCTCATCAAGCCGGGGGAGTAG
- a CDS encoding amidohydrolase family protein — protein sequence MSAAETHAAEVHEIVRRLGLPGLIDVHTHFMPSNVLDKVWAYFDSVGPLTGMEWPITYREEEDRRVALLREFGVLAFTSMLYPHKAGMAPWLNGWAADFAARTPDCLHTATLYPEPDATAYVGRAIDDGARVFKVHLQVGDFDPNDPLLDDSWATLADTRTPVVIHCGSGPAPGKFTGPAPVGQLLARHPGLRLIVAHMGMPEYADFLDLAERYEGVHLDTTMAFTDFSERFAPFPAAELPRLRALQDKILLGSDFPNIPYPYAHQLQALERLGLGDDWMRRVLYGNGAALFPQVSQGIHS from the coding sequence GTGAGCGCCGCCGAGACCCATGCCGCCGAGGTGCACGAGATCGTCCGGCGGCTCGGCCTGCCGGGACTGATCGACGTCCACACCCACTTCATGCCCTCCAACGTCCTCGACAAGGTCTGGGCGTACTTCGACTCCGTCGGCCCCCTGACCGGCATGGAGTGGCCCATCACCTACCGAGAGGAGGAGGACCGCCGGGTCGCCCTCCTCCGCGAGTTCGGGGTCCTTGCCTTCACCTCGATGCTCTACCCGCACAAGGCCGGCATGGCCCCCTGGCTCAACGGCTGGGCCGCCGACTTCGCCGCCCGGACGCCCGACTGCCTCCACACCGCCACCCTCTACCCCGAGCCGGACGCGACCGCGTACGTCGGCCGGGCGATCGACGACGGGGCACGCGTCTTCAAGGTGCATCTCCAGGTCGGCGACTTCGATCCCAACGATCCGCTGCTCGACGACAGTTGGGCGACCCTGGCGGACACCCGCACGCCCGTCGTCATCCACTGCGGCTCCGGGCCCGCCCCCGGAAAGTTCACCGGGCCCGCGCCCGTCGGACAGCTGCTCGCCCGCCATCCCGGGCTGCGGCTGATCGTCGCGCACATGGGGATGCCCGAGTACGCCGACTTCCTCGACCTCGCCGAGCGGTACGAAGGCGTCCACCTCGACACCACCATGGCCTTCACCGACTTCAGCGAACGCTTCGCGCCCTTCCCCGCCGCCGAACTCCCCCGGCTGCGTGCCCTGCAGGACAAGATCCTCCTCGGCTCCGACTTCCCGAACATCCCCTATCCGTACGCCCATCAGCTCCAGGCCCTCGAACGCCTCGGGCTCGGGGACGACTGGATGCGCCGGGTCCTGTACGGCAACGGCGCCGCGCTCTTCCCTCAGGTTTCTCAGGGAATTCACAGCTGA
- a CDS encoding DUF2797 domain-containing protein, whose amino-acid sequence MRWSGGVPGLRWAGGRVSVLAYGQQVAFRAVGQRLCPGARGNPCPLAAVVSARAIGGQCPECARLDRVHSVAADTIADDPRTYRVYLAWFGPGMTKVGITGEERGDARLLEQGAVAFSWLGRGPLMAARRTEELLRHALKVPDRIPYERKRAVRHELPAPDARRHEIEALYRSAVALPAWGDTLEALPCEVRDHAEAFGLDGLPGLAGTVTELCDDGVVAGRLLAAAGPDLHLLDSEGRVLALDTRIVRGWGLVAVDPGHRVSVPVRKANTDVQDGLFPT is encoded by the coding sequence ATGCGGTGGAGCGGGGGTGTGCCCGGCCTCCGTTGGGCGGGTGGGCGGGTGTCCGTGCTCGCGTACGGGCAGCAGGTCGCCTTCCGGGCCGTCGGGCAGCGGTTGTGCCCGGGAGCCCGTGGCAATCCCTGCCCGCTCGCAGCGGTGGTGTCCGCGCGGGCCATCGGCGGGCAGTGTCCTGAGTGCGCGCGGCTCGACCGGGTCCACTCGGTCGCCGCCGACACCATCGCCGACGACCCGCGGACGTACCGCGTGTACCTCGCCTGGTTCGGGCCCGGGATGACCAAGGTCGGGATCACCGGCGAGGAGCGGGGTGACGCCCGGCTCCTCGAGCAGGGGGCCGTCGCCTTCAGCTGGCTCGGGCGGGGGCCGCTCATGGCCGCCCGGCGGACCGAGGAGCTGCTGAGGCACGCCTTGAAGGTGCCCGACCGGATTCCGTACGAGCGGAAGCGCGCCGTACGGCACGAGCTGCCCGCCCCGGACGCGCGCCGCCACGAGATCGAGGCGCTGTACCGATCGGCCGTCGCCCTGCCCGCGTGGGGCGACACCCTGGAGGCGCTTCCCTGCGAGGTGCGCGACCACGCCGAGGCCTTCGGGCTCGACGGGCTCCCCGGACTCGCCGGGACCGTCACCGAGCTCTGCGACGACGGTGTCGTCGCCGGCCGTCTCCTCGCCGCCGCCGGGCCCGACCTGCACCTTCTCGACTCCGAAGGCCGGGTGCTCGCCCTCGACACCCGTATCGTCCGCGGGTGGGGACTCGTCGCCGTCGACCCCGGTCATCGCGTCAGCGTGCCCGTGCGGAAGGCGAACACCGACGTCCAGGATGGGCTGTTCCCGACGTGA
- a CDS encoding PH domain-containing protein, with product MALFGNAHKIDPAQAQQDYARLLGQGEQVHAAYLLIRDTIFFTDRRLVLVDKQGITGKKVEYHSIPYKSITHFAVETAGTFDLDAELKIWISGNSVPVQKTFTKGVDIYEVQAILTQFVAR from the coding sequence ATGGCGCTCTTCGGGAACGCACACAAGATCGATCCGGCGCAGGCGCAGCAGGACTACGCGCGGCTGCTCGGGCAGGGGGAGCAGGTTCACGCCGCGTATCTGCTGATCCGCGACACCATCTTCTTCACCGACCGGCGGCTCGTGCTCGTCGACAAGCAGGGCATTACCGGCAAGAAGGTCGAATACCACTCGATTCCGTACAAGAGCATCACCCACTTCGCCGTGGAGACGGCTGGCACGTTCGACCTCGACGCCGAGCTGAAGATCTGGATCTCCGGCAACTCCGTCCCCGTCCAGAAGACCTTCACCAAGGGCGTGGACATCTACGAAGTGCAGGCGATTCTGACGCAGTTCGTCGCGCGGTAG
- a CDS encoding ice-binding family protein, which translates to MRRHARVKKKLLLLPGALLVAAVTLVPSLAHALEAPVGLGTATNYAVLAGETITNTNTLTTINGDLGLDPGTSVTNFPPGVVNGTQHIDDAQAEQAKADLVIAYNDAASRGPGAASSVDIGGQTLAPGVYTSSSTLNITGTVTLDGQNNPDAVFIFQIPETLITAPGAVVALINGANACNVFWQVGSSATLDTTTQFKGNILALTSIAVKTDAVIEGRALARNGEVTLDRNTITRAACAVGPVGPPGPTGSPGPTGSPGPTGSPGPEGSPGPAGSPGPAGSPGPAGSPGPAGSPGPAGSPGPAGSPGPAGSPGPAGSPGPAGSPGPAGSPGPAGSPGPAGSPGPAGSPGPAGSPGPAGSPGPAGSPGPAGSPGPTGSAGPAGPAGPTGSAGPAGPTGSAGPAGPAGPAGPAGPAGPAGPAGPKGPQGDKGEKGDKGEKGDKGDKGEDGHGHDQGKPEHGHDEGKPEHGHDEGKPEHGHDEGKPPWAGLVDGALSDALGHGGHGRAVSDTVKTANVAEMSAATGQQPEVTLSDHAAADASSSTGIMAAYAGALALVGGSIFAMKRIRRGSATRQD; encoded by the coding sequence GTGCGAAGACACGCCAGAGTCAAGAAGAAGCTCCTCCTGCTGCCCGGAGCGCTGTTGGTGGCGGCTGTCACCCTGGTCCCGAGCCTCGCTCACGCCCTGGAAGCCCCCGTGGGGCTGGGGACCGCCACCAATTACGCGGTCCTGGCCGGTGAAACGATCACCAACACGAACACCCTCACCACCATCAACGGAGACCTGGGGCTCGATCCCGGCACATCGGTGACCAACTTCCCGCCCGGCGTCGTCAACGGAACGCAGCACATCGACGACGCGCAAGCCGAGCAGGCGAAGGCCGACCTCGTCATCGCCTACAACGACGCGGCGAGCCGCGGACCCGGGGCCGCCTCTTCGGTCGACATCGGCGGACAAACGCTGGCTCCCGGCGTCTACACGTCCTCGTCGACACTGAACATCACCGGCACGGTCACCCTTGACGGCCAGAACAACCCCGACGCCGTCTTCATCTTCCAGATCCCCGAGACCCTGATCACGGCTCCGGGGGCCGTCGTGGCTCTCATCAACGGAGCAAATGCCTGCAACGTGTTCTGGCAGGTGGGCAGCTCCGCCACCCTCGACACGACCACCCAGTTCAAGGGCAACATCCTGGCCCTGACGTCCATCGCCGTGAAGACCGACGCCGTGATCGAAGGTCGCGCCCTGGCGCGCAACGGCGAGGTCACGTTGGACAGAAACACCATTACGAGGGCGGCCTGCGCCGTTGGCCCGGTCGGACCTCCCGGTCCGACGGGTTCGCCCGGTCCGACGGGTTCGCCCGGTCCGACGGGTTCGCCCGGGCCGGAAGGTTCGCCCGGACCCGCCGGTTCGCCCGGACCCGCCGGTTCACCTGGACCCGCCGGTTCGCCCGGACCCGCCGGTTCGCCCGGACCCGCCGGTTCGCCCGGACCCGCCGGTTCGCCCGGACCCGCCGGTTCGCCCGGACCCGCCGGTTCACCTGGACCCGCCGGTTCGCCCGGACCCGCCGGTTCACCTGGACCCGCCGGTTCGCCCGGACCCGCCGGTTCACCTGGACCCGCCGGTTCGCCCGGACCCGCCGGTTCACCTGGACCCGCCGGTTCACCTGGACCCGCCGGTTCACCTGGACCCGCCGGTTCGCCCGGACCCACTGGTTCCGCCGGGCCTGCCGGACCCGCCGGACCCACTGGTTCCGCCGGACCTGCCGGACCCACTGGTTCCGCCGGGCCTGCCGGACCCGCCGGACCCGCCGGGCCTGCCGGGCCTGCCGGACCCGCCGGACCCGCGGGGCCCAAGGGACCTCAGGGCGACAAGGGTGAAAAGGGTGACAAGGGCGAGAAGGGTGACAAGGGCGACAAGGGCGAGGACGGCCACGGTCACGACCAGGGCAAGCCCGAGCACGGTCACGACGAGGGCAAGCCCGAGCACGGTCACGACGAGGGCAAGCCCGAGCACGGTCACGACGAGGGCAAGCCTCCGTGGGCCGGTCTCGTGGACGGCGCCCTCTCCGATGCTCTTGGCCACGGGGGCCACGGCCGCGCCGTGTCCGACACGGTCAAGACCGCCAACGTCGCCGAGATGAGTGCCGCCACCGGTCAGCAGCCGGAGGTTACGTTGTCAGACCACGCCGCGGCCGACGCAAGCAGCAGTACCGGCATCATGGCCGCCTATGCGGGCGCGCTGGCACTCGTCGGAGGCTCGATCTTCGCCATGAAGAGAATCCGGCGAGGTTCAGCGACTCGACAGGACTAG
- a CDS encoding site-specific integrase, with protein MNRVRYRCRSLSETPKTARSIRTVSLPKRCVDALTAHRATQERERKVAGAKWKPLGHQPTGLISTTSTGRATDPRSLNRMLTLLCARAKVRRVRVHDLRHTCASLLLAQGVDARTIMETLGHSTITMTLDTYAHVMQTTLKAAADRMDDALGRDESGEEGGEAPEETPAA; from the coding sequence ATGAACCGGGTGCGGTACCGCTGTAGGTCGCTCTCGGAGACCCCCAAGACGGCCCGGTCGATCCGTACGGTCTCGCTCCCGAAGCGGTGCGTGGACGCGCTCACCGCCCACCGGGCGACCCAGGAGCGGGAGCGGAAGGTGGCCGGCGCGAAGTGGAAGCCGCTCGGTCACCAGCCGACGGGCCTCATCTCCACCACGTCGACCGGCCGGGCCACGGATCCTCGGAGCCTGAACAGGATGCTCACGCTTCTGTGTGCCAGGGCCAAGGTCCGGCGGGTCCGGGTGCACGACCTGCGCCACACGTGCGCCTCGCTGCTGCTCGCTCAGGGGGTGGACGCCCGCACCATCATGGAGACGCTCGGGCACAGCACGATCACGATGACGCTCGATACCTACGCCCACGTCATGCAGACGACGCTCAAGGCAGCAGCCGATCGGATGGATGACGCCCTGGGGCGCGACGAGTCCGGCGAGGAAGGGGGCGAGGCTCCCGAGGAGACGCCGGCCGCCTGA
- a CDS encoding SSI family serine proteinase inhibitor, with protein sequence MLRRLVLATLATTAAGAAGLGPVPPLPLLSSPDVLTVTISKSGHPKADGTFRLDCEGEPGGDHPAAARACARLDKLAKERQDPFKPVTKDAFCGQQYGGRVVARVTGDWQGRSVDARFSRANGCEIDRWENLEPVLPRVRG encoded by the coding sequence ATGCTGCGCCGCCTCGTCCTCGCCACCCTCGCCACCACCGCCGCGGGCGCCGCCGGGCTCGGGCCCGTGCCGCCGTTGCCGCTGCTCTCGTCGCCCGACGTGCTCACCGTGACCATCAGCAAGAGCGGGCACCCGAAGGCCGACGGCACGTTCCGGCTCGACTGCGAGGGCGAGCCCGGCGGGGACCACCCCGCGGCCGCCCGCGCCTGCGCGCGGCTCGACAAGCTCGCGAAGGAGAGGCAGGACCCCTTCAAGCCGGTCACCAAGGACGCGTTCTGCGGGCAGCAGTACGGCGGGCGTGTCGTCGCCCGCGTCACCGGCGACTGGCAGGGGCGCTCCGTCGACGCCCGCTTCTCCCGGGCCAACGGATGCGAGATCGACCGCTGGGAGAACCTGGAGCCCGTACTGCCCCGCGTGCGGGGATGA
- a CDS encoding PAS domain-containing protein — MSSRPSRGAARLAAILDALPDGLVLVNCNGTVVNANTIALGMFETPGTALVGRGLLDLLPGFDSRLIPGSMRRPEGTDESGRTKPARMIARRTDGSEFAVEVTSANLEDGREAYDSYSAYTGDELLMLVVRDLTGTLDTEAELARSQRQTEMILRAAAEGVVGTDTDGRVVLVNPAAAQILGFRASDLGGKELHPLILHSRADGEPFAYEESPLADTLKSGRKHRVRGQVLWAKNGSQVPVDLTTAPVRDGDQLVGAVMTFTDRRPYEQLAKEQETERAGLAEKHAAELAELKKSNEERAKADKERYEALAGRHEQLTAVLGESLRGPLEELRTELATLAADDAGQLWPEANQLLHHLAAGYARMTTLVDNVLGYQRLDAGAETLGTSVVLLDGVVTAGVDGAVELIGPGRAQFAVHAPPIEAEVDAARLATALAHLVADVAGVDSTGKARVVPGAGYADSTIVVAAAQRGDVVRIEVRGPYAGGDPVHQPIVRGIVAAHGGVVQTHEVPGTSGGAYVLEVPLGAGKGTVAAPPAPTAVETATDPKAEAQVAPAGGQLALPAQASDTQGGGRRRARRASTDAFLESPVAPEGAGGSAGAVEPTGRRRGRTEEAPAAPAELIPAQSAGGVPAVEPTGRRRGRPAEGSVVTAAEGAQGRAALGDAVPPQGVPVPAQGVPAEAPALARAALPALASGDQAAEERPTGRRARRALAAQERTAAAEAGPRTPFALPPADADRAPEPAAQPVPQAVPVPQQAMPLPQPMQVSDEGQHDAARSAPDADHTPLQPHPQSHPQPLPEPTGRRRGPGVAEETRAGTGSVPLPPEVPTATAPAAPAAPAAPAAPKDVTHSGRAFSVRTLGQGVPFAQQIAAQQSAAQQAGAQQVGASQAGASQGGASQNGQSNGSGRRRKLATPPEGDRPVPAPAPVPAAPAAPAAPTEPAAKAQPKLASLAQAAPEGRSYAIGAPAEGAAEGPEPLDGPGGAVEVANKPLPQPVDDELPPEPLDNPRRLLVWPAPDVSTQQALSDRGYRPVIVHSREEVDAQIAAFPAALFVDPLTGPITRTALQSLRQAAVAAEVPVLLAAGLGQATREAAYGADPAVLLKALAPRDSEQHPSRVLLIEENDHIAQALAATLERRGMQVARAAADTDAVTMATQIRPNLVVMDLMQVRRRRAGIIDWLRANGQLNRTPLVVYTSADLDETELPTLSSGETVLFLAERANSNEVQARIVDLLAKIGTN, encoded by the coding sequence GTGAGCAGCAGGCCATCCCGAGGCGCTGCTCGCCTCGCAGCCATACTTGACGCCCTCCCCGACGGCCTCGTGCTCGTCAACTGCAACGGCACGGTCGTCAACGCCAACACCATCGCCCTCGGCATGTTCGAGACCCCCGGTACCGCGCTCGTCGGGCGCGGGCTGCTCGATCTGCTGCCCGGCTTCGACTCGCGGCTGATCCCCGGCTCCATGCGGCGCCCCGAGGGAACCGACGAAAGCGGCCGTACGAAGCCGGCCCGGATGATCGCCCGCCGGACGGACGGCAGCGAGTTCGCCGTCGAGGTCACCAGCGCCAATCTCGAGGACGGGCGCGAGGCCTACGACTCGTACAGCGCCTACACCGGCGACGAGCTGCTCATGCTCGTCGTCCGCGACCTCACCGGCACCCTCGACACCGAGGCCGAACTCGCCCGCTCGCAGCGCCAGACCGAGATGATCCTGCGCGCCGCCGCCGAAGGCGTCGTCGGCACGGACACCGACGGGCGCGTCGTCCTCGTCAACCCCGCCGCCGCGCAGATCCTCGGCTTCCGCGCCAGCGATCTCGGCGGCAAGGAGCTGCACCCGCTGATCCTGCACTCGCGGGCGGACGGCGAGCCGTTCGCGTACGAGGAGTCGCCGCTCGCCGACACGCTCAAGTCGGGGCGCAAGCACCGCGTGCGCGGGCAGGTGCTGTGGGCGAAGAACGGTTCGCAGGTGCCGGTCGACCTGACGACCGCGCCGGTACGGGACGGGGACCAGCTCGTCGGCGCGGTGATGACCTTCACCGACCGCCGGCCCTACGAGCAGCTCGCCAAGGAGCAGGAGACCGAGCGCGCCGGCCTCGCCGAGAAGCACGCCGCCGAACTCGCCGAGCTCAAGAAGAGCAACGAGGAACGGGCGAAGGCGGACAAGGAGCGGTACGAGGCCCTGGCCGGTCGGCACGAGCAGCTGACGGCCGTCCTCGGCGAGTCGCTGCGCGGGCCGCTGGAGGAGCTGCGTACGGAGCTCGCCACGCTCGCCGCCGACGACGCGGGCCAGCTGTGGCCCGAGGCCAACCAGCTCCTGCACCACCTGGCCGCCGGGTACGCCCGGATGACGACCCTCGTGGACAACGTCCTCGGCTATCAGCGGCTGGACGCCGGGGCGGAGACCCTCGGCACGTCCGTCGTCCTGCTCGACGGGGTCGTGACCGCGGGCGTCGACGGGGCCGTGGAGCTCATCGGGCCCGGCCGGGCACAGTTCGCCGTGCACGCGCCGCCGATCGAGGCGGAGGTGGACGCGGCACGGCTCGCGACCGCGCTCGCGCATCTCGTCGCGGACGTGGCCGGCGTCGACTCCACCGGCAAGGCCCGGGTCGTACCGGGTGCGGGATACGCCGACTCGACGATCGTGGTGGCGGCGGCGCAGCGCGGCGATGTCGTACGGATCGAGGTGCGCGGGCCGTACGCCGGCGGCGACCCCGTCCACCAGCCGATCGTGCGCGGGATCGTGGCCGCGCACGGCGGTGTGGTGCAGACGCACGAGGTGCCGGGGACGAGCGGCGGCGCATACGTCCTCGAGGTGCCGCTCGGCGCCGGCAAGGGCACGGTCGCCGCGCCGCCCGCCCCGACGGCCGTGGAGACGGCGACGGATCCGAAGGCCGAGGCCCAGGTCGCTCCGGCCGGTGGGCAGCTCGCGCTGCCCGCGCAGGCCTCGGACACGCAGGGCGGCGGACGGCGGCGCGCCCGGCGGGCGTCCACCGATGCCTTCCTGGAGAGCCCGGTGGCCCCCGAGGGCGCCGGTGGCAGTGCCGGTGCCGTCGAGCCGACCGGGCGCCGCCGCGGGCGTACGGAAGAGGCTCCGGCCGCCCCCGCCGAGCTGATCCCCGCCCAGAGCGCGGGCGGCGTCCCTGCTGTCGAGCCGACCGGGCGCCGTCGCGGCCGGCCCGCCGAGGGCTCCGTGGTGACCGCCGCCGAGGGCGCGCAGGGACGTGCCGCGCTCGGGGACGCCGTGCCTCCACAGGGTGTTCCCGTACCCGCCCAGGGCGTTCCCGCCGAAGCCCCCGCCCTCGCCCGGGCGGCCCTGCCCGCCCTGGCGAGCGGCGATCAGGCGGCCGAGGAGCGGCCCACCGGTCGGCGGGCGCGTCGCGCGCTCGCCGCGCAGGAGCGGACCGCCGCCGCCGAGGCCGGGCCGCGTACGCCGTTCGCGCTGCCCCCGGCCGACGCGGACCGTGCTCCGGAGCCCGCGGCACAGCCCGTACCGCAGGCCGTACCCGTACCGCAGCAGGCCATGCCTCTCCCGCAGCCGATGCAGGTGAGCGACGAGGGGCAGCACGACGCCGCGCGGTCCGCGCCGGACGCCGACCACACGCCCCTGCAGCCCCACCCGCAGTCGCATCCGCAGCCTCTTCCCGAGCCGACCGGTCGGCGTCGTGGCCCGGGGGTCGCCGAGGAGACGCGTGCCGGCACCGGATCCGTACCGCTGCCTCCTGAGGTACCCACGGCCACCGCTCCGGCCGCGCCCGCAGCCCCCGCCGCGCCGGCCGCTCCGAAGGACGTGACGCACAGCGGGCGGGCGTTCAGCGTGCGGACGCTCGGGCAGGGCGTGCCCTTCGCCCAGCAGATCGCGGCACAGCAGAGCGCCGCACAGCAGGCCGGTGCACAGCAGGTCGGTGCGTCGCAGGCTGGTGCGTCGCAGGGCGGTGCGTCGCAGAACGGGCAGAGCAACGGCTCCGGTCGGCGGCGCAAGCTCGCCACCCCGCCCGAGGGCGACCGTCCGGTCCCGGCGCCCGCGCCCGTACCGGCAGCCCCTGCCGCCCCGGCGGCGCCGACGGAGCCCGCCGCCAAGGCGCAGCCGAAGCTCGCCTCGCTCGCCCAGGCGGCGCCCGAAGGCCGTTCCTACGCCATAGGGGCGCCCGCCGAGGGTGCCGCCGAGGGCCCCGAGCCGCTCGACGGTCCCGGCGGCGCGGTCGAGGTCGCCAACAAGCCGCTGCCGCAGCCCGTCGACGACGAGCTGCCCCCGGAGCCGCTGGACAACCCGCGCCGGCTGCTCGTCTGGCCCGCGCCGGACGTCTCCACGCAGCAGGCGCTGAGCGACCGCGGTTACCGCCCGGTGATCGTCCACTCCCGCGAGGAGGTCGACGCCCAGATCGCCGCCTTCCCGGCCGCGCTCTTCGTCGACCCGCTGACCGGGCCCATCACCCGTACCGCGCTCCAGTCCCTGCGCCAGGCGGCCGTGGCCGCCGAGGTGCCCGTACTGCTCGCGGCCGGGCTCGGGCAGGCGACGCGGGAGGCGGCCTACGGCGCCGATCCCGCCGTACTCCTCAAGGCGCTGGCGCCCCGCGACAGCGAGCAGCACCCCTCACGCGTGCTGCTCATCGAGGAGAACGACCACATCGCGCAGGCGCTCGCGGCGACCCTGGAGCGGCGCGGGATGCAGGTGGCACGAGCCGCGGCGGACACCGACGCGGTCACAATGGCCACGCAGATCCGGCCGAACCTGGTGGTGATGGACCTGATGCAGGTGCGCCGTCGCCGGGCCGGGATCATCGACTGGCTGCGGGCGAACGGGCAGCTGAACCGCACGCCGCTCGTCGTCTACACGTCGGCGGATCTCGACGAGACCGAGCTGCCGACGCTGTCGTCCGGCGAGACGGTCCTCTTCCTGGCGGAGCGTGCGAACAGCAACGAGGTGCAGGCCCGGATCGTGGACCTGCTCGCGAAGATAGGCACCAACTGA